GGATAATGCAAGATGCAAAAGATGGCTATTTCACGCGAGGAAGGATGCCCAGGCAGAGTTACTGGGCAGGGGAATTGTTTGAGGATCACACCACTTCCACAGGGCTAGTTTTTATACGTCAGTTTCGTTGCTTTATTAGTTTACATTATGTGATATCAATGTTGAGTACATTGCTCAACATTGATAATATGCACTATGTATTCGGCAAAGTTTATTTCTTTCATCTTGTTAGATCTCCTgacattttgttttgtttttgaattttatatatataaaaactaacCCTAGGCACCTTACCAGTGgatttactaaaaaaaaaaaaaaaaaaaacgagtgGTGAAGCGCACACTTTACGGAGATTAAAAGAAAACCACGGATATAAGAACTTAACAAAATAGTTATCAAATTTCAATTAAGATAACTCTTTACTGCATCCAATACACAGTAATACTAATATTGATCCAATTCATCAAAGTTGACATTCAAAAAATCATTCGCATCACGCCAGGATTACTTTGAGCGTTGTTGTTTGAAGCGCCTGGCGTTGCCAATAAAGCAATAATCCTTCGCTTCACATTTCTTCAAACGATGAAGCAATGACTTTTAATAGCACTAGTGGCTAAATAGAAAATACAGAGTTTTCTCTAATCATTACAAGAAAGAGAGAAGAAATGCACAAAGGGAACCGAGATGTCACATTAATGAACAACAAAAACTGTGTAAGCACAAGAATGAAGTTTTATGACACAAGTAAACAGAGCCGCTTAAATCCaaacaaatattttcttttatcaaaatttggtatgattttctttatttccaaatctGATCTATGTAACTCAAACTACTTCTGTACAGAAACATGAATTAGAGGAAAACATATTATCTACCATTCCAGCCTTGTGGCGGCTGGCTTTCCCCATTATTCATCAACTTGTCCAATACCACATTCAAATCAACTGACTGTCCATTCTCTGTCAATCTCCGCACTGTTGCTCTTACTTGGTCTCTTGAAAATCCCATATTTGTCACTTTATCAACTACATCATCAATAGGAACTCTAGTTCCAGTACGAGGAGAACTAGACCCACTACCAACTGCAGAAGTGGTAGGTAGTGCTTGAGGTAATATTCTTGCTGTGGGGAGGTGTGGATAACCACTTCCACCACTCTGGCCCATTGCGGTCGAAGCAAGTTGCTGCGATTTAAAAGGGGAGTCACTGCCATACTGGACAGGGGAACCGCTATAAGGATAAGATTCACCCGGGCCAGTGGATGAACCATGAGCACCAGAAAATCCAGAAACCTGTCTGCCAGATGGGGGCTCAAACATATTAGAGTAAGCTGCGTAAAACTGCAGGGACGCAGGGGCTCCACTTGATGGATTAGAGGGAGGTTGACTGGTATTTGGTAATGAATAATTCTGCGATGCTATATGATGTCTCTCCTCAGGATGACGGCTCAATGGAGGTTGAGGTTGTGAGCGATTAACAGATGTATAAGGCAGATGCCCTTGAAGAGGTGGAGATGGCTGCGAGTACAGCGGTGAAGGCGAAGGCTGATACCCTTGATGTGGAGGTGGTGGGATAGAGGTCTGTGGCTGCTGCGGTGCCGGCAGCTGGTACTGCTGACTAGAGTTTCCTGGTGCCTGACTAATCGGTGGGAGATAAGTTTCTTTTTGAGTGCCGGAAGGAATTGGGTTCTGGGCCAACTGGTTCTGAAGCTGAGTTTGAGATAGTGAATTCTGTTGCGGAGGGGGTGGAGGAGCATTAGGTGGAGGAAGAGCGAAAGGCGGTTGAGCAAGCGCAATAACAGGGGGAAATTGTTGGTGAGACAGAACAGGAGCAGATGACATAGGTTGTGCTGAGTCCACGTGTGTAGTATTGTGGGTGTCTACTTCCTGCTCAAGCTTTGGAACTTGAAATCTTGCAAGCTGTAGTTGAGTATTCATTATATCCTGTTTATTCTTTATGACCTGTACACCATCTTGCACCTACATGAAATTTGTGTAACTAGAAGATGACATAGCTCATAATGAtgatacaaaaagaaaaaggaaccaGGTaaaattttatcttcttcttttttagccCTTTTAGTAAATATTTCACTGAAGGGGAgctttggcgtaactggtaaaattgttgtcatgtgaccaggaggtcacgggttcaagccgtggaaccagcctcttgcagaaatatagggtaaggctgcgtactatagacccttgtggtccggcccttccccgaaccccgcgcatagcgggagcttagtgcacctgGCTGCCCTTTAGTAaatatttcattatttttattctttttatcGGTTATAGAGTTTTCAATCTACTTTGAAACAGATATAAAAGCAAGTTAATAATTCACCAAGCAATCACCAAATGAACCTTATGATAAGTTTCATTCGACATGCCATGGGCATGATTCTTCCCTTCCAGAATAGGGAACACCCAGAATATCCTCTCTTTCAACTTCAGTAAATAAAAACAGTTCCATAAAGTCCAACAGTTCTTGATAACATTGATCCATTTCCAAATTCAGATATCTCCATTTTTAAATATGAAGTGATACGCCACAGTCAGCCGAGAATATAAATAGCATAGTATTGTCTATGCAGCAGATACTAGTACATAATAACATAACTCGAGAACAAAAACCATCATACCATTGCAAATTGATAACAATTGTCCGAACATATTCTCCAACACCTACATGCTGAAATGCCTTAGATGACGTAAAAGCTTAAAACCACAAGGAAACTACCCAAAACTTATTCAGCAGACATAACAGTATATTTATACAAAGGGTATTGCTCGGACAGAGATATTAAAAAAAGATGAGCCAGTAATACAAGAGGCGAAGTGCAATTTTCCTAAGATTAATGTAAAAATGGGCAAGAATAcggaaaaataaatatataaataaaagaagCTCATATATAATCAACAAAGGATAAAACAATGCAGCCTACACTTACACAGCTCATAGAGCAGTTTAGTCAAAACATATAGAAGAAGTTATATGAAAGATGATACCTCTCTGAAAATATTTTCCACCAGTCTCAGTTTTCCGTCAGTGCTCCCATTGTTGTTATCAACAGAAAGCTTGAGGCCATCAAGAGAACTTTCAATCTGGCGACTTCGAGTTTCTACTTGTGATAGTCGAGCACTCATGCTCTCTATTGCATGTAGAAGATTATCAGCGTAATCTTTCACTGTATGATCAATTTCAAATAACAAAGATGAATCAACAGTGCTCAGATCTTTATCCCCACTGAGTTTGGCCGGTGCAAGTGAGTCAAGAGAACCATAATTCTGCATTGAATTACGGAAATTACAATACAAGATACATATCATTGACAGAACTTATGTATAGTTCCATAAACTGGCCCAATAAAGCAAGTAGATATCCAACTAGATTCAGCAGAACACACATAAAATAGAAGTGAAATGAGAAAGAGATTAAAAAAGAACGATGCTGCCTCATAAGGTCCACAAGCAATTAGAGCACATATGATACGAGGAGTATCGCGGGCATGTACATGTCCTTTTGTTGCTGATGCTTTTCAATTTAAGAATCTTTATCATAGCAAAAGATAATTGGATAACTACAAGCTGACCATTCTTGCTCATAAAACATGCCAAGTAGAAGATTGTTTTTAAATAATATACTAGTAGCTCATTTGGTGCATCCTCTAGATGTGCGAGAAGCCCAGAACCCAACTTGCTTGGAACTAAAGCAATTAATGTTGTTGTGACAGTAGCCCAAACACAACAAAAAGGTCAGTGACCACATAATGGTCAAGTGGTTCACAAGCAGCTAAATTAATACGGTTCAATAACCAAAACCTTTCAGACAGAGCTATAACAGCAAACTTCAATACCAATTCTCAGAGGCAAAGTCAAAATTTCCGCACTACAACACTAATGAACCACAAAGGACGCAATAAATAGAGAAATATCTAAGCTCCACACCGATAAACTAGTCGTCAACCAAAGCCCATACAAGAGAATAAAACAGAGCAAGTGTTCATTGCATTGTTAGAGACAGATTCAGAATTTTAAGCTAGTGGGTGCAGAATACTAGTGTGTCTACACTGCTACTGAAAATATAGTACATTATAAGTTAGAGTTTAAATTCTATGCATTGACGATGTAAAGAATACTTGCAAAATCAGGTCTTTTATTAGGTAACAATATGTAAATCTCCTGATAAGCATTAATTGGTAATCTCGTAAAAATGACAACTAACTAGTTATCCAAGGTTAAAAACCATTGATAGTGCAAAATCACTGTCTGTGTAAAACACTATCAGGTCACCAAAGGATATGTATAGGAAGGCTCATTAAAATGTGGATTTGTAATCTTATAAAATAAGACAAGACAGGTTACTTGCTACAACAGCTAAAGAGACAAAGATGGCCGTGTAAAAATTCCTTACACAAACGATGTATATACTTCCACTCTAATTGGTAATTTGGTAAAATGATAACTAAACTACTATTACGTGTTAAAATTCACTGATTTTATACTATCAGGGCATAACTTACATCCGTATAAGCAAATACttgtaatattttttaaaatacagAATACTACTGGAGAACGAGCGATTACTCTGATTCTAGAAGTGTTGCTTTTAAATTCAACAGAATTCCAATCCCTAGCTCCAGTGATATGACCCGAATCAATATGAGATTTCGGCGGCGATGATCCAGTTGGGC
This genomic stretch from Nicotiana sylvestris chromosome 9, ASM39365v2, whole genome shotgun sequence harbors:
- the LOC104217592 gene encoding uncharacterized protein; translated protein: MNTSQYMDRQIMDLTNSQSNNDFINLMNPHEDISGSTKGESIVPGYEFRPIRPTGSSPPKSHIDSGHITGARDWNSVEFKSNTSRIRNYGSLDSLAPAKLSGDKDLSTVDSSLLFEIDHTVKDYADNLLHAIESMSARLSQVETRSRQIESSLDGLKLSVDNNNGSTDGKLRLVENIFREVQDGVQVIKNKQDIMNTQLQLARFQVPKLEQEVDTHNTTHVDSAQPMSSAPVLSHQQFPPVIALAQPPFALPPPNAPPPPPQQNSLSQTQLQNQLAQNPIPSGTQKETYLPPISQAPGNSSQQYQLPAPQQPQTSIPPPPHQGYQPSPSPLYSQPSPPLQGHLPYTSVNRSQPQPPLSRHPEERHHIASQNYSLPNTSQPPSNPSSGAPASLQFYAAYSNMFEPPSGRQVSGFSGAHGSSTGPGESYPYSGSPVQYGSDSPFKSQQLASTAMGQSGGSGYPHLPTARILPQALPTTSAVGSGSSSPRTGTRVPIDDVVDKVTNMGFSRDQVRATVRRLTENGQSVDLNVVLDKLMNNGESQPPQGWNGR